CCCGCTCGGGCAACCGCTTCATCTTCATCAACAACCCCGACGATCCGGAGACCTTCGGCGGTGCCCAGACCCCCGGCATCCCGGACCTGATCCTGTCGAACAATGTCCGCTACATCGACACGTCGCGGGGCGGCTCGATCTACACCAACTTCGCAACGGCGACGACGGGCTCGGGCGTCAGCTTCCTGGGTAACGGCGACCCGTTCGTCGACGGCATTTCGGCCGGCGGCTTCACGGCCATCGGCGGCAGCGGCAGCCCGCTGGACGATTTCAACGACGATCTGCTGCCCGGTCTGGAGCGCGGGACGCTCAGCCTGACCGGCCGATACGACATCACGCCCGGTCTGCGCGCGTTCACCGAGCTGAAATACACGCAGAGCCAGACGCAGTTCTTCGCCCAGCCCAGCTATGTCTACGGGCTGTTCGTTCCGCTCGACAACCCGTTCATCCCGGCCTCGGCCCGCGCGGATTCCCTGACGCCCGGCGGCCTCGGTCTGTCCGACGGCGCTGTTCTGCTGGCCCGCGACAACTTCGATCTGGGCACCCAGAACTACGACATCACGCGTGAGACCTACCGCGCCGTGGTCGGCCTGTCCGGAGACCTGACGGACAACATCGCGTTCGAGGCCTCCTACGTCTATGGCCGCGCGGATCAGGAACAGACCGCCAAGAACGTCATCATCAACGACCGCTTCTTTGCGGCCAGCGACGTGATCGTGTCGGGTGGACAACCGGTCTGCCGGTCCAACATCGATCCGACCGCGGTTCCGGTTGGCGACGTGTTCGGTCAGTTCCAGTTCCCCGCCGCGGCGTTCGGCGCGACCTTCACGCCCGGCGCGAACTCCGGGTGTCAGCCGCTGAACCTGTTCGGCGAAGGCCTGAACTCCCAGACGGCGATCGACTGGATCACCGGGGAATACACCGAAGAAGCCACCATCGAGCAGCACGTGGTCAACGCGTTCGTCTCTGGTGACACGACGGGCTTCTTCCGCCTGCCGGGTGGCCCCGTCGGCTTCGTGGTCGGCGGTGAATACCGCAAGGAAAGCAGCGACTCGCGGCCGTCCGATATCCAGCTGCTGGCGGACGCGCTGGAGTATCCGTTGACGGGCGTCGGCCGCGCCTCGCGCACCCAGGGCGAGTTCGACGTGGCGGAATTCTTCACCGAAGTGTCGGTGCCGATCGTCAAGGACCTGCCCTTTGCCAAGTCGGTCGAGCTGTCCGCCGCCTATCGTTACTCCGACTATTCCACCAGCGGCGGTGCCGACACGTGGAACGTCAACGGACGCTGGGACATCGACGACACCCTGGCCTTCCGGGCGACCGTGGCCCGCGCCGTGCGCGCCCCCAACATCGTGGATCTGTTCCAAGGGCGTCAGCAGACCTTCGGCACCTTCGCCGACCCCTGCTCGCGGGAAAACCTGACGGAAGGCGAGAACCCGACCCTGCGTCTCCAGAACTGCCAGGCCGACCTCGCGACGTTCGGACTGACGGTCGGTGCCGGCGGGTATCAGAACACCAGCTCGGAATCGGTCGGTGGCTTCGTTCAGGGCAATCCGGACCTGAGCCCGGAAAGCGCCGACACCTACACCTTCGGCTTCGTGATCACGCCGGCCGATGTTCCCGGGCTGTCGCTGTCGCTCGACTATTACAACATCGAGATCAGCGACGCGATCCAGGCCTATTCCTCGCAGACGATCGTCAACAACTGCTACGACCTCCCGCGGCCGAACCAGTTCTGCGATCTCATCGAGCGCGGCACCGTCGGTGGAAACCCCGGCCGGATCGTCAGCTTCAACCAGATCCCCGGAAACCTGGCCAGCTACGAAACCTCCGGCTGGGATCTGAACGCCCAGTACCGTCTGGACCCGGCCATGTTCGGCATCGAGCGCGACATCGGTACGTTCAACTTCAATCTGGTTGCGAACCTGCTCGACAGCCTGACCTTCACCGAGGTGTCCGGCGCGGACCCCATCAACTCCCAGAACCGTCCGGGTTCGCCCGAGTACACGGCCACCTTCGACGTGACCTGGAACTGGAAGGCGCTGTCGGCCAACTATGGCTTCAGCTACTTCAACGCCGTCGATCGTCAGAGCCGCCAGGGTCTGGTCAACAACCCGGATGCCTATGAAGCCCAGTACCGCCGGTTCCCGGCGCGCGAGGTTCACGACTTCCGCGTGGCCTATGACGTCAACGACGGTCTGGGCGTCTACGCCGGCGTGAACAACTTCACCGACGAGCAGCCCGCTCCCGGATCGGAATCCTATCCGGTCAGCGCGCTGGGTCGCTACTTCTATGTCGGCGCGACCGCCAAGCTGGGCTCGCTCGGCAGCCTGTTCGCCTGGCGCTGATCCCCCCGACCGGCACCGGATGACGAAGGGAAAGGCGGCCCCTCCGCAGGGCCGCCTTTTTCTATGCCCGCTCGGCGATCCAGGCGGGCAGGGCGGCAATGGTGTCCAGCGTGCCGTAGCGGGCGTGACCGTCCGGGGCGTCGGCCAGTTCGTGGGCCCAGGTAATGTGATAGGGAATGTGGACGGCGAAGGCCCCGGCCTCCAGCGCGGGCAGGACGTCGGACTTCATCGAGTTCCCGACCATCACCGCCTCGTCCGCGCCCGTGCCATGGCGGGCGAAGACCCGGTCGTAGGTGCCGCGGTCCTTCTCCGAGACGATCTCGACGGCGGCGAACAGCTCGCCGAGCCCCGAGGCCGCAAGCTTGCGTTCCTGGTCCAGAAGGTCGCCCTTGGTGATCAGGACCAGCCGGTGGCGCTCGGCCAGGGCGGCCACGGTCTCGTCCACGCCGGGCAGGGTCTCGACCGGGTGGGCGATCATCTCGCGCCCGGCGGCCAGGATCTCGCGCACCACCGGGGCCGGGGCCTCGCCGTCGCACAGCTCCATCGCCGTCTCGATCATCGACAGGGTGAACCCCTTGATGCCGTAGCCATAGAGACGAAGGTTCCGCCGTTCGACCTCGGCCAGCCGCGCTTCTGTGGTGGCGGTGTCGGCGTGGGCGGACAGCAGGTCCAGGAACCGCGCCTGGGTCAGGCGGAAGATGGTCTCGTTGTGCCACAGGGTGTCGTCGGCATCGAGACCGACCGTGGTGATGGGCATGGGGGCGCTCCGGCAGGGGGTGTGCGTGCAGTAGCGCAGACCTTCGCGGCGCGTCATCCCCGGACCCGATCCGGCCGAACGCCGGGGCGGTCGTGAGCGGAAGCGTCGCACGGACCTGCGAGGGCGAACCGTCTAGGTCTGTGCTGCGGACGGGCCGGTCTTCGGACCGGAACCGGGGTGACGCTATGGGAGCGATGATATGACGGATCGAGCGGCGGTCGTGATCGGGGCCTCGGGGGGGATCGGGTTTGCCGTCGCCGAGGCGCTCGAGGCCGGCGGCACCTTCGGGACCGTCCACCGGTTCGGGCGGTCGATGGCCGGCGAGGCGCATATCGATCTCGAGGACGAGCGCACCCTCTCGGCCGCCGCCGCCCGCGTGGCCCAAGGGCCTGTCCCGACCCTTTTCTTTGTCGCGACCGGGGTCCTGCATCACGGCGAGGAGCCGGAGCGATCCTACAAGGCGATGACGGCCGGGCACCTGCTCCGGGACTACCGGGTCAACACCGTGGGGCCGGCGCTGGTCGCCAAGCATTTCGCGCCGCTGCTGCCGCGCGACCGGCGGGCGGCGTTCGCGGCGCTGTCGGCGCGGGTCGGATCGATCGGCGACAACCGTCTGGGCGGGTGGCACAGCTATCGGGCGTCCAAGGCGGCGCTCAACATGATCCTGACCAACCTGGCGCTGGAACTGGGGCGGTCGCACCCGCAGGCGGTGGTGGCGGGGCTGCATCCCGGAACGGTCGACACGGGGCTCAGCGAGCCGTTCCAGCGCGGCGTGAAGCCGGAAAAGCTGTTCACGCCCGCCTATTCGGCCGAGCGGCTGCTGTCGGTGCTGGACGGGCTGACACCCGCCGACAGCGGTGGTGTTTTCGCATGGGACGGAGCGCGCATTCCGGCCTAAGCGTCGGCGCATGAGCCAGACCGAAACGATTCCGCTTGAGGCCCAGCACGGCGGCCGCAAACTGGGCTGGGGCCTGGCGGCGCTGGTGGTGGCCGGCAACATGATCGGCTCGGGCGTCTATCTGGCCCCCGTGGCCCTGGCCTCGACCGGATCGTCCAGCCTGATCGGCTAGCTGATCTGCGGGGCGGGGGCGATGATCCTGGCGGCGGTGTTCGCGGGCCTCGGCCGGTTCCAGCCGGACGCCGACGGCCTGACCGACTTCACGCGCCGGGGACTGGGGCGTTTCGTCGGCTACCAGACCGCGATCGCCTACTGGGGCGTCTGCCTGACCGGCAATGTTGCGGTGGCGCTGGCGGGAACGGGCTATCTGGCCTTCTTCGCACCGGTCCTGGCCGAGCCGATCCCGGCCATGCTGTGCAATCTGGTGCTGATCGGCGTGACGACGTCAGCCTATGCGGCCGGAGCCCGCATCGCGGCACGGCTGGGGGCGGTGACGCTGGTGATCGGGCTGTTGCCGCTGGTGCTGGCCATCGTGGCCGGGATCGTCGCCTTCAGCGGGACGACCTTCGCCGCCTCCTGGTCCCCGCAGGGCCTGCCGCTGGCTCAGAGCGTGCCGGCCTCGCTGGTCGTGATCTTCTGGTCCTTCCTGGGGCTGGAGAGCGCGGCGGCCCTGTCGCGGCTGGTACGAAACCCGGCCCAGGATGTCGGCCGGGCCAGCGTGGCGGGCGTGGGACTGGCGCTGGTCGTCTATGTCGCCGCCAGCGTGGCGGTGTTCGGCGTCATCCCGGCCGGGGAGCTGGCGAGCTCGACCAGCCCGTTCGCCGACCTGGCGGCGCGGGTGTTCGGGGCCTCGGTGGCCGGCTTCGTGGCCGCCTGTGCGGTGATCAAGGCCCTGGGCACCATCGCGGGCTGGACCATCCTCGGCGGAGAGACGGCGCGGAGCGCGGGCGAGGCCGGCTATCTGCCGCGCTGGTTCGGATCGGCCGCGACGCCGGGGCGACTGCCCCTGGCCAATCCGCTGATCAACGGGGCGATCATGGCTGGGCTGGTCGTCATGACCTCCCAGCCGACCCTGGCCGGGCAGTTCGCCTTGCTGATCGGGGCCTGCACCGTCCTGACCATCTGCCTGTATGCCCTGTGCTGCATCAGCCTGTTCCGGGCCAGCCGGGCCCCGGGCTGGCGAGTGCTGTCGGTCGTCGGGCTGATCTTTTCGATCGGCGCGGTGGTGGCGGCGGCTCCGGGAAACATCGTGCCGGCCATCGTCCTGTTCGCCGTGGCTTCCGTGGGGTGGGTTTGGGTGCGAAACGCCCCGGAACGGCGCGTTGACCCGATCGGGCCATCTGTTTAGTCACGCAGCCGTTTGTTCGCCGGGATTCGGTGTAAGGGAACGGCCATGACCCAGACTTCTTTTCCGGCGCTTCTTCCCGGCTGCACCGGCGTTCTGGCCCTGGCCGACGGCACCATCTTCCAGGGCATCGGCGTCGGCGCGACCGGCGCCGCCCTCGGCGAGGTGGTCTTCAACACCGCCATGACCGGGTATCAGGAGATCCTGACCGACCCGTCCTACATGAGCCAGATCCTGGCCTTCACCTTTCCGCACGTCGGCAACACCGGCACCAATGTGGAAGACATCGAGCAGATGGGCGGCGGATCGGACACCTCGGCCCGGGGCGCGATCTTCCGCGACCTGCCGACCGATCCGGCCAACTGGCGCAGCGATGCCAGCCTGGACGTCTGGATGAAGCGACGCGGCGTCGTGGGCCTGTCGGGCATCGACACACGGGCGCTGACGCAGCGCATCCGCGACCACGGCGCGCCCCACGCGGTGATCGCCCACGATCCCGAAGGCCGGTTCGATCTGGAGGCACTCGTCGCGCAGGCCCGGGGCTGGACCGGCCTTGTCGGCCTGGACCTGGCCAAGCCGGCCTCGACGCTGCAGGCGTTCGAATGGGACGAAGGCCTGTGGGAGTGGCCGGAAGGTCATCCGAAGACCCATGGGCGCAAGTCGGTCGTGGTTCTGGACTATGGCGTGAAGCGCAACATCCTGCGGGCCCTGGCCTCGACGGGCGCGAAGATCACGGTGGTCCCGGCAACGACGACGGCCGAAGAGGTCCTGGCGCGCAATCCGGACGGCATCGTCCTGTCGAACGGCCCGGGCGATCCGGCGGCCACCGGCGACTACGCGGTGCCCGAGATCCGCAAGCTGGTCGACAGCGGCAAGCCGGTGTTCGGCATCTGCCTGGGGCACCAGATGCTGGCCCTCGCGCTGGGCGGCAAGACGGTCAAGATGGAACAGGGCCACCACGGGGCCAACCATCCGGTCAAGGATCTGACCACCGGCAAGGTCGAGATCGTGTCGATGAACCACGGCTTCACCGTCGACCGCGACAGCCTGCCGGACGCGGTGGTCGAGACGCACGTCAGCCTGTTCGACGGCACCAACTGCGGTATCCAGCTGAAGGACCGGCCGGTCTTCAGCGTCCAGCACCACCCCGAGGCCTCGCCCGGACCGACGGACAGTCTGTACCTGTTCGACCGCTTCCAGGCCCTGATGGACGCCTAGGTTGGCGTCTTCACCCAGCGCCCGGTCGGACTATCTGCACTGGCTGGCGCAGGCGCTGGGGAGCGTGCGGGTCGAGACCGGGGCGGAAGTTGGCACCCGGGACCTCGTGGCCGGCTATGCCACCGGCTATGACGCCCACCATATCGCCCCCTTCGTGCGGTCGCTCCGCAGCGTCTTCGACGGCGAGATCGCCCTGGCAGCCGATGCCCGGCCCGATGTGGAGGCCCTGTTCGCCGATCACGACGTCCGCTTCCTGACCCAGCCGGACACACAGGGCTGGCAGCCGCATCCCGTCATGGCCCGGTTCGCCGCTGTCGATGCCCACCTGACCGCGCGATCGGATATCCGCAACGTCCTGCTGACCGACGTCCGCGACGTGATCTTCCAGAAGTCCCCGTTCGAGCCCGCGCCCGATGGACTTGAGGTGTTTCTCGAAGGCGACCGGCTGAAGGATCATGCCTTCGACATGAAATATCTCAGGGCTCTGGCCGGGGACGGGATTGCCGACGCCCTGGGGCTCGCGCCGGCGATCTGTGTCGGGACGATCCTGGGGCCCCGCGCCGACATGGTCCGGTTCTGTCGCACGGTGTTGATGCTGGCCGCGGTGCCTCGCTCGGAGATGGGCGGCAGCTTCGGGGCGGACCAGGCCGCCTGCAACATGGCGATCCACATGGGGCTGGTGCAGGCCGAAGTGCGGGCCAACTACGGGCGGGTGGCGACCATCGGGCTGCAGGCTGCCGCAGACTTCGCCTTTCGGGATGGACAGGTCATCAATCCCGATGGCTCGATCAGCGCCATTGTGCATCAGCACGACCGGCACCCCTTGCTGGCAGCCGCCGTGCGTGGCCGCTGGGCGGTCGGGCTGGAGGCCCGCGAGCGTGTGACGCCGCGGACGGTGTCGTCCCGACTGCGGCGCATGAAACAGTCCCTGGCGCGTCGGCTTCCCGAGGCCCGCTGAACGCCGTAATCGTTCCGTGATCGCGGGCGTGGTAGAGGGAAGACATGCGCGCACTCGTCCTGTCCCTGACCGCCTGTCTCGCCATGGCTCTTGGAGCCTGCGCCAGCGGTGCGCGAACCAGCTTTGACCTTCAGGATCGCGACGGGGCCCGGCCGATGGGGCTGGTGGCCCGGACCGGCCATCCCATCCGCGTCTATCTGGATGCGGAAGATCGCGCCGCCCTTTTCCAGCAGGCCTTTCGCGAGGGCGTCCCCCTCGGACCCGACGGTGTGCTTGATTTCATCGCGCTCAGCGGCGGCGGCTCCAACGGCGCCTTCACGGCCGGTCTGATGAAGGGCTGGAGCGAGACCGGCGAACGGCCGGATTTCGAGGTCGTGACGGGCGTATCCACGGGCGCGCTGGCAGCCCCCTTCGTGTTCCTCGGGGCCGACTACGACGACGAGCTGGCCGAAGCCTATACGGGCGGCGCGGCGGCGGGCCTGCTTCAGCCGCAGGGGATCGGGGCCTTCTTCGGCTCGGGAATCTACAAGCCGCAACCGCTGCGAGCCCTCGTTGATCGCTACGTCGATGCGGCCCTCCTGCGAGCCGTCGCGGCGGAGTACGCCAAGGGCCGCGTCCTGCTGGTCGCCACCACCGATCTGGACTCGCAGCGCGGCGTCAGCTGGGATCTCGGAGCCATCGCAACCCAGGGCACGCCCGAGGCGCTTGAGCTGTTCCGCAGCGTGCTGGTCGCCTCGGCCAGCATTCCCGGGGCGTTCCCGCCTGTGCTGATCCAGTCCGACAATGCCGGGCTGCAGTTCGAGGAGATGCATGTCGACGGCGGCGTGACGACGCCCTTCCTGGCTGTACCCGAGACGCTGTGGTCCTTCCGCGAGCCTTCCGGCACCCTGAGGGCCGCGCGCTTCTACGTCGTCATCAACGGCCGGACCAATCCCAGTTTCGAGATCACCCGGGACACGCCGCAGCGCGTGCTGGGCCGCAGTATCGACATTCTGCTGAGGGCTTCGATCATCACGACCCTGGCCGGAAACCGGGCCTTCGCGGACACCAACGACCTGTTCTTTCGCTATGCGGCCCTGCCGGACGACTCGGAGGCCTCGGCGCTGGACTTCAGCGTGGAGTCGATGAGCGCGGTGTACGACATCGGGCGCCAGGGCGCGATCGACGGCACCGCCTGGCGTTAGGCTTGCTCACGGCAGGGGGGCGAAGCTGCGTTCCTCGCGCAGGGCGCAGGCCTTCCTGACCGCCACCGGCGCGGCATGGAGCCAGTAGTCGGCATCCTCATGCCGGTCAGCCCGTTTTCGCTCCACGCCACGCAGACGCCGCTGGGCGGCGTTCTCCAGCAGGCGCGCATGCAGGGCGCGGGGCGTCAGATCATGGATGGCGGGGGAACCGGGGACGGCGACGGCGTCGGGACCGATGGGTTCCACCGCCGGGCGGGCGATGGCGATGAACATGGTGGGCAAATCCGAAGCAGGGCCGCCCGTCGCGCAGCGCGGCCGGGGCGGGCGAGGACGCCCCGTTCTGGGGCGTTCGGTATGGTTAATCCACAAACCCTGTGGATTGTTCCCTAAGTACCGCGAAAATTGGCCCAAAATCAGATGGTTACGGACACGGTTTCGCCCGTGTGGTTAACGAGAGATTAATCGCGGGCTGATGGCGTGCCCGCCCACGCCTCGCCGCCCAGGCCCGCCTGAAGGCCCTGGTCGAACAGACCCTGCATCCAGAGCTTGTCAAAGCGAAGGTTGTTGTCGGATCCGACCGGGGCCATGGCGACGGACAGGGACAGACCGCGCAGTCGGGCGAACTGGTCCGCAGCCACCAGGCTCATCCGGGTCGATGCCTTCATCATCGTATCCAGGCCCCGCGACGCCACTCCCACCCCGCTGTAGGACGCCACGCTGAACCGCGCGTCGGGCCGGCC
This DNA window, taken from Brevundimonas subvibrioides ATCC 15264, encodes the following:
- a CDS encoding TonB-dependent receptor plug domain-containing protein, with protein sequence MAQTAPEPQDPETSLDEVVVTGTRIRVQDYVAANPVTSVTAETIENSGQTNLTQFLTDIPALSSSVTLQDGADTTTPGLAGLNLLNLRGLGTDRTLVLVNGRRHISSSPGTPSVDVNSIPVALVERTEVLTGGASAVYGADGVSGVVNFILKDDFEGVDFRTQYGTSDEGGADNYFASLLLGNNFADGRGNVTLGFEYNKDEALKVSEREYTRSGNRFIFINNPDDPETFGGAQTPGIPDLILSNNVRYIDTSRGGSIYTNFATATTGSGVSFLGNGDPFVDGISAGGFTAIGGSGSPLDDFNDDLLPGLERGTLSLTGRYDITPGLRAFTELKYTQSQTQFFAQPSYVYGLFVPLDNPFIPASARADSLTPGGLGLSDGAVLLARDNFDLGTQNYDITRETYRAVVGLSGDLTDNIAFEASYVYGRADQEQTAKNVIINDRFFAASDVIVSGGQPVCRSNIDPTAVPVGDVFGQFQFPAAAFGATFTPGANSGCQPLNLFGEGLNSQTAIDWITGEYTEEATIEQHVVNAFVSGDTTGFFRLPGGPVGFVVGGEYRKESSDSRPSDIQLLADALEYPLTGVGRASRTQGEFDVAEFFTEVSVPIVKDLPFAKSVELSAAYRYSDYSTSGGADTWNVNGRWDIDDTLAFRATVARAVRAPNIVDLFQGRQQTFGTFADPCSRENLTEGENPTLRLQNCQADLATFGLTVGAGGYQNTSSESVGGFVQGNPDLSPESADTYTFGFVITPADVPGLSLSLDYYNIEISDAIQAYSSQTIVNNCYDLPRPNQFCDLIERGTVGGNPGRIVSFNQIPGNLASYETSGWDLNAQYRLDPAMFGIERDIGTFNFNLVANLLDSLTFTEVSGADPINSQNRPGSPEYTATFDVTWNWKALSANYGFSYFNAVDRQSRQGLVNNPDAYEAQYRRFPAREVHDFRVAYDVNDGLGVYAGVNNFTDEQPAPGSESYPVSALGRYFYVGATAKLGSLGSLFAWR
- a CDS encoding HAD family hydrolase, whose protein sequence is MPITTVGLDADDTLWHNETIFRLTQARFLDLLSAHADTATTEARLAEVERRNLRLYGYGIKGFTLSMIETAMELCDGEAPAPVVREILAAGREMIAHPVETLPGVDETVAALAERHRLVLITKGDLLDQERKLAASGLGELFAAVEIVSEKDRGTYDRVFARHGTGADEAVMVGNSMKSDVLPALEAGAFAVHIPYHITWAHELADAPDGHARYGTLDTIAALPAWIAERA
- a CDS encoding SDR family NAD(P)-dependent oxidoreductase — protein: MTDRAAVVIGASGGIGFAVAEALEAGGTFGTVHRFGRSMAGEAHIDLEDERTLSAAAARVAQGPVPTLFFVATGVLHHGEEPERSYKAMTAGHLLRDYRVNTVGPALVAKHFAPLLPRDRRAAFAALSARVGSIGDNRLGGWHSYRASKAALNMILTNLALELGRSHPQAVVAGLHPGTVDTGLSEPFQRGVKPEKLFTPAYSAERLLSVLDGLTPADSGGVFAWDGARIPA
- a CDS encoding amino acid permease, giving the protein MCGAGAMILAAVFAGLGRFQPDADGLTDFTRRGLGRFVGYQTAIAYWGVCLTGNVAVALAGTGYLAFFAPVLAEPIPAMLCNLVLIGVTTSAYAAGARIAARLGAVTLVIGLLPLVLAIVAGIVAFSGTTFAASWSPQGLPLAQSVPASLVVIFWSFLGLESAAALSRLVRNPAQDVGRASVAGVGLALVVYVAASVAVFGVIPAGELASSTSPFADLAARVFGASVAGFVAACAVIKALGTIAGWTILGGETARSAGEAGYLPRWFGSAATPGRLPLANPLINGAIMAGLVVMTSQPTLAGQFALLIGACTVLTICLYALCCISLFRASRAPGWRVLSVVGLIFSIGAVVAAAPGNIVPAIVLFAVASVGWVWVRNAPERRVDPIGPSV
- the carA gene encoding glutamine-hydrolyzing carbamoyl-phosphate synthase small subunit yields the protein MTQTSFPALLPGCTGVLALADGTIFQGIGVGATGAALGEVVFNTAMTGYQEILTDPSYMSQILAFTFPHVGNTGTNVEDIEQMGGGSDTSARGAIFRDLPTDPANWRSDASLDVWMKRRGVVGLSGIDTRALTQRIRDHGAPHAVIAHDPEGRFDLEALVAQARGWTGLVGLDLAKPASTLQAFEWDEGLWEWPEGHPKTHGRKSVVVLDYGVKRNILRALASTGAKITVVPATTTAEEVLARNPDGIVLSNGPGDPAATGDYAVPEIRKLVDSGKPVFGICLGHQMLALALGGKTVKMEQGHHGANHPVKDLTTGKVEIVSMNHGFTVDRDSLPDAVVETHVSLFDGTNCGIQLKDRPVFSVQHHPEASPGPTDSLYLFDRFQALMDA
- a CDS encoding patatin-like phospholipase family protein, which produces MRALVLSLTACLAMALGACASGARTSFDLQDRDGARPMGLVARTGHPIRVYLDAEDRAALFQQAFREGVPLGPDGVLDFIALSGGGSNGAFTAGLMKGWSETGERPDFEVVTGVSTGALAAPFVFLGADYDDELAEAYTGGAAAGLLQPQGIGAFFGSGIYKPQPLRALVDRYVDAALLRAVAAEYAKGRVLLVATTDLDSQRGVSWDLGAIATQGTPEALELFRSVLVASASIPGAFPPVLIQSDNAGLQFEEMHVDGGVTTPFLAVPETLWSFREPSGTLRAARFYVVINGRTNPSFEITRDTPQRVLGRSIDILLRASIITTLAGNRAFADTNDLFFRYAALPDDSEASALDFSVESMSAVYDIGRQGAIDGTAWR